AGTGCGTAACTTAATATTGACGTTACGTACTGGTAGAGTTACTAACGTTAGCCTAGCTGTATGGCAAATGGCATTTTAAAACGTATTGTACCTGCTGGAAAATCAAAAACAGTTTCAGAATGTTAGACTATGCAAGAAACTATGTAAACTATGAAATAACTGCAGTGGTTAATTTAATTAAGCTTAATCACTTAACTCACCTGCCAACAAAATTTTCCAAGACTGAGCTTTTTCCGGCGCTCTGTCCACCGACCACAGCAATCTGAGGAAGGTCCAAATTGCAACTCTGGCCAATGGAGCTGAAAGCGTCTTGAAGCTTGTTGATCAGGGGAATCAGGTCTTCCATGCCCCGGTTCCCCATGGCTTCGTTAGCTCGGAGAGCCCCTTCAACACAACGCAGACCAGAGGATAACGTTAGCCGCGTTAACTATGtaggtaacgttagcttagcagcaaGGTGCTCTCGGGTTACTCTGAAGTGTTGAGTTCCGCCGCTTCAAACAGCTCAGGCTTTTATTCTCTCCTTGAGCACTTTAGCGTTTACCGGTAATGTAATTCACACTAATATCATGTCGTTTTTATGGAAGCGCATTAACTAAATACTCAGTCAGTCGAAACGGACGGAAAACGGAAAACTCGCAAAACAAAACTTCCTCTACACAAACACCATCCGGTCTTCGAAGACGACATCCGATCGAAACCGGTGAGTATAGACCCGCCCCTTGTCTGCAAAACCAGGTAGTCTATTGGCTAATTTGTCTGCCTCTCCATTAAGATAACATTCCGATTGGCTATCTAAAAGAGATGTTCTTCACGCGAAACAAATTGCTCATTTCAGATTGGTTAACTTGATTATCGGTTGCAGCCGTTTCACGTCACATGGTCACTGCAACATGGCTGCTACCATAGAGTGTGGAGCTGTTACAAATACTTCAGAAAACAACATGTCCCTAAAGAAAGCTCTGTCTGTTGCTTCTCCCCTCAGTCTGCGAATCGTTGCTGAATGCCCAGTGACAAAAGCAAGAGCTTGTGATCTAACACTGCCACACTGCGCCGTCAGCACCCCGGTTTTCATGCCTGTCGGTACACAAGGGACTATGAAGGGAATCACTGTAGATCAGCTGGAGGGTCTTGGATGTCAGATTTGTCTTGGAAACACATACCACCTGGGCATGAGACCGGTAGGTAATACTACAATAATAGCAGTTCCGTTTTTCTGCATTTGATTTTAATAGCGGCTGTACGAATTCATGAcaacttttcttttgtaaatgtgtttttccatttcaaCTCTACTGCCTGCAGGGGCCCGATTTGATCGAGAAAGCCAATGGTTTACATGGGTTCATGAACTGGAAGAGAAATCTTTTAACTGTGAGTGTAGCTTTCCGACACATTCATAGATGACGAGTTGAAGAGTTGAAGAAGAGTTGAATGCAGGGGGAGATTTTTATATTCATAAAAGTACAAGAGGTAACGTTAGGTGATGAGCTTGCTGAAATCTTGTGTTTCACTTTCCTCTGCCTACAGGACAGCGGGGGATTTCAGATGGTGTCTCTTGTTGAACTCTCGGAGGTTACAGAGCAAGGGGTAAAGTTCAAGTCCCCCTATGATGGCAAAGAGATCCTCCTAAGTCCTGAGAAATCCATCAGCATACAGAACAGTCTGGGTCTGCAAGGagtaaaataattttcatcaagtaaagaaagaaaaagacttgGACCTAACCCCTTAATTTCCCTATCGCTAAAAGACAGCCTCTccatgtttctctttgtttttccaggGTCAGACATCATGATGCAGCTGGATGATGTGGTTAGCAGTACCGTGACAGGACCACGGGTGGAGGAGGCAATGCACAGATCCATTCGCTGGCTGGACCGCTGCATAGCAGCCAATAAAAATCCAGACAAACAGAACCTTTTTGCCATCATCCAGGGAGGGCTCAATGCAAAGCTGCGCAAGGCCTGTCTAGATGGTAAAAAATCCTGCTCTGTGGT
This genomic interval from Siniperca chuatsi isolate FFG_IHB_CAS linkage group LG21, ASM2008510v1, whole genome shotgun sequence contains the following:
- the qtrt1 gene encoding queuine tRNA-ribosyltransferase catalytic subunit 1 isoform X1: MAATIECGAVTNTSENNMSLKKALSVASPLSLRIVAECPVTKARACDLTLPHCAVSTPVFMPVGTQGTMKGITVDQLEGLGCQICLGNTYHLGMRPGPDLIEKANGLHGFMNWKRNLLTDSGGFQMVSLVELSEVTEQGVKFKSPYDGKEILLSPEKSISIQNSLGSDIMMQLDDVVSSTVTGPRVEEAMHRSIRWLDRCIAANKNPDKQNLFAIIQGGLNAKLRKACLDEMTQRDVPGFAIGGLSGGEEKDDFWRMVTLSTDHLPREKPRYLMGVGYAVDLVVCVALGCDMFDCVFPTRTARFGSALVPWGSLQVKHKQYAKDFQPIDPDCQCPTCKRHSRAYLHALFKSDTSAMHHITIHNIAYQLTLMRSVRQSIVEGRFPEFIRTFMKQMFPSRDRYPSWAVEALASVNVTLE